TCCCGCGGACGGTCGAGGCGGCGGTGCGCCAACTCGTTCGGCGCAGCGCGCAGATTCTCAACGTGCACGCTCTGGGCGGTAACGAAATGATGCGGGCGGCAGTCGACGCCGCAAGCGAACGGGCGCAGGAGCTGGGCATCGCGGCGCCGCTGATTTTCGCGGTTACGATCCTCACCAGCATCGCGCCGGAGGAGCTCAACGAACTGGGGCTGCAGGGCGGTCCGGGTGAAAACGCGACCCGCTTGGCCGCGTTGGCGCGCGACGCCGGTTGTGCGGGCGTCGTCTGCAGCGCGCGGGAGGTTCGAGATCTCAAGCGATTCTTCGGCGAAGATTTTCTCACATTGACGCCCGGGATTCGTCCGGCTGGAGCGGCGCACGCGGACCAAAAGCGGGTGGTGACGCCGGCCGAGGCGGTGGCGGCAGGAGCCGACTACCTGGTCGTCGGGCGGCCGATTACCGAAGCGTCCGATCCGCGAGCCGCCGCCGAGGCGATCCTTGCCGAAATGCGCCAAAAGCAGACCGCATGACGCCGCCCGACCTGGCGCGCTTGCTCTCCGAACGCGGCGCGTTGCTGGACGGGCACTTTCGCTTGAGCTCGGGTCGCCATAGCGACCGCTTCATTCAAAAATTTCGAATTCTCGAAGACCCCTCGCTCGTCGAGCCGGTGGCGCGCGCGATCGCCGACGCCTTCGCGCGAGTCCGGCCGACGGTCGTGGTGAGTGCGGCGGTCGGCGGCATCGTTCTGGGCTACGAAGTCGCTCGCCAGCTCCGAACCAAGGCGATCTTCGTGGAAAAGGAAAACGGCGTGCCGGTCTTACGCCGCAACTTCGCACTGAGCGGCGAGGACCGTGCGCTGATCGTCGAGGACGTCGTAACCACCGGTCTTTCGGTGCACGAGGTGATCGACGTGGTGCGCGGCCACGGCGCGCAAGTCGCCGGCGTCGGCATCGTCGTGATGCGCGGTCGCGCGGAGTTCGGGGTGCCGACGCACGTTCTGCTCGACCTTCCAATCGTCTCGTACGAAGCCGCCGAGTGTCCGTCGTGCGCCGCGGGACAGCCGATCGACGACCCCGGATCGCGCCGGCCGTGAACGTC
The Candidatus Cybelea sp. genome window above contains:
- the pyrF gene encoding orotidine-5'-phosphate decarboxylase, whose translation is MAAQLVVALDVPGPAQAEELIDRLYELDLLFKIGLEALYGYPERIFSYCEARDVRTFVDAKLHDIPRTVEAAVRQLVRRSAQILNVHALGGNEMMRAAVDAASERAQELGIAAPLIFAVTILTSIAPEELNELGLQGGPGENATRLAALARDAGCAGVVCSAREVRDLKRFFGEDFLTLTPGIRPAGAAHADQKRVVTPAEAVAAGADYLVVGRPITEASDPRAAAEAILAEMRQKQTA
- the pyrE gene encoding orotate phosphoribosyltransferase; its protein translation is MTPPDLARLLSERGALLDGHFRLSSGRHSDRFIQKFRILEDPSLVEPVARAIADAFARVRPTVVVSAAVGGIVLGYEVARQLRTKAIFVEKENGVPVLRRNFALSGEDRALIVEDVVTTGLSVHEVIDVVRGHGAQVAGVGIVVMRGRAEFGVPTHVLLDLPIVSYEAAECPSCAAGQPIDDPGSRRP